A region of Streptomyces sp. NBC_01267 DNA encodes the following proteins:
- a CDS encoding FtsK/SpoIIIE domain-containing protein: MRVLVTVVREGEEPQDVLVNTDDAATTGDLAEVLAATRGARQQGREAAPPSVVVPMPGTTLDPRFTYGNEVPAGPMLWADGHRCDPRTPVGSVLRDGMRVSVDDSIGPLLRRGEPVGRYEVRVAAGAGSGRVVRLAAGSATIGSAATCTLTVADNQLPPLAAKVAIDVQGNATLTPQPGLAVQLDDVPVTGEQCWPLRGVVRIGDSLFVLDEVGAPDAHLADTGEGGLAYNRPPRLSPLRPRPRLVVPLPPSKGERARFQMIAAFTPLLFGLVMYLVTKQIYMLLFCLMSPLMMIGQWASDNREGKKKNKTTAKQYKKDLAAHEADLVRVGKDEQARLRTGSPDPAEILLFATGPRRRLWERRITDPDVLRLRIGVGSLPADIELVPGRGGSYDDDPPEPPRLPDVPVTLPFPELGVVGIAGDRPRTLSTARWLAVQAAVLHSPRELALVVLSSARDAADEWDWAHWIPHTAPQQGQDCLALVGSDSEAVARRVNELLNELARRKAARQNQGQMAGSVNSDPHILLVLDGARLLRRMAGVPQLLQEGPKLGIFALCVDEDERLLPEECRAVVCWTPDSAAHVRLRGSGLETVGEVLADQVARDWCELLARSLAPVRDVSRDDADSALPTAARLLNLIGMPDPTGNDIERIWKAGGSTTAAPIGVAADGPFILDIRRDGPHALVAGTTGAGKSELLQTIIASLAVANRPDALNYVLIDYKGGSAFMDCARLPHTVGMVSDLDAHLTERALASLAAELHRREEILFDTGTKDIEDYNDTRKLRPELEPMPRLVLVIDEFASLVAELPDFIAGLVDIARRGRSLGVHLVLATQRPAGVVSADIRANTNLRIALRVTDGSESQDVIEAMDAGAIAKSTPGRAFVRSGAQSLVGVQSARIGGRRPATGGSGPKATLAPLTWPMYSRPAPRAAEADDDGTMVTDLAVLVDAIREGSEKMGFPAPRSPWLPPLGEHVTIDELTEFQDQVAAHEDVPPIGYGLTDLPAQQARKPLAIDLVNGEHTMLVGGARSGRSTALRTLGGAIARETSPSDVHVYAIDCGSNALLPLVRMPHVGAVVNRDEPDRVRRLIDRLLAEIARRQQMLAMEGASSAAEQRATAAPEDRLPWMVLLFDSWEGFVSTFENYNYGQLIEQVQRIFREGSAAGLKVVMTADRSGLSGHVSSAFADRLVMRFADSNDYGTAGLQVREVPKNMPPGRALRITDTGIDETQIALLDTDPAGQAQVRKLREIAEAVQDQYGRRPAGRGPMRVDALPARITAEQAMALEPELTPASPLWALIGVGGDELAPIGIDLMESGPGFVIAGPPKSGRSNALVCAAESLLRQGTPLVLITPRRSPLRELEGREGVLGLLNAEHREDDLEELLEQAQGRKYVVVVDDAELLYDTSLDEALETVVRKGADGDHGLIAAGTTDSLSSQYRGFATEARKSRNGLLLTPQTPQEGELFNVRLPSNSGSGPVGSGLLVSGGTLMPIQGVMRG, from the coding sequence ATGCGAGTGCTGGTGACAGTCGTACGGGAGGGGGAGGAGCCGCAGGATGTTCTGGTCAACACGGACGACGCGGCTACCACCGGCGATCTGGCGGAGGTGCTCGCGGCGACGCGCGGCGCACGGCAGCAGGGTCGGGAAGCGGCCCCGCCGTCCGTCGTCGTCCCGATGCCGGGTACGACACTCGACCCGCGATTCACCTACGGGAACGAAGTGCCGGCGGGTCCCATGCTCTGGGCCGACGGCCACCGCTGCGATCCGCGCACACCTGTGGGTTCCGTCCTGCGCGACGGCATGAGGGTCTCGGTCGATGATTCGATAGGCCCACTGCTGCGCAGGGGAGAGCCGGTCGGTAGGTACGAGGTGCGGGTCGCCGCCGGGGCGGGCTCCGGGCGCGTGGTGCGACTTGCTGCCGGGTCCGCGACGATCGGCTCGGCCGCCACCTGCACGCTGACCGTCGCCGACAACCAACTGCCGCCACTGGCAGCCAAGGTGGCCATCGACGTGCAGGGCAATGCGACCCTCACCCCGCAGCCCGGCCTGGCCGTCCAGCTGGACGACGTCCCCGTCACCGGTGAGCAGTGCTGGCCGCTGCGCGGCGTCGTCCGGATCGGTGACTCACTCTTCGTGCTCGACGAGGTCGGCGCACCGGATGCCCACCTCGCCGACACCGGTGAGGGCGGTCTCGCCTACAACCGGCCCCCGCGCCTTTCACCGCTCAGGCCGCGCCCCCGGCTCGTTGTGCCGCTCCCGCCCTCGAAGGGTGAGCGCGCCCGTTTCCAGATGATCGCGGCATTCACTCCGCTCCTCTTCGGCCTCGTCATGTACCTGGTGACCAAACAGATCTACATGCTGCTGTTCTGTTTGATGAGCCCCCTGATGATGATCGGCCAGTGGGCGAGCGACAACCGCGAGGGCAAGAAGAAGAACAAGACCACAGCCAAGCAGTACAAGAAGGATCTCGCCGCCCACGAAGCCGACCTGGTCAGGGTCGGCAAGGACGAGCAGGCGCGGCTGCGCACCGGAAGCCCCGACCCGGCCGAGATCCTGCTCTTCGCCACCGGTCCCCGCCGTCGGCTGTGGGAGCGCCGGATCACCGACCCGGACGTACTGAGGCTGCGCATCGGCGTCGGCAGCCTGCCCGCCGACATCGAACTCGTCCCGGGGCGCGGCGGATCGTACGACGACGACCCGCCGGAGCCGCCCAGGCTTCCCGATGTACCAGTCACGCTGCCCTTCCCGGAGCTCGGCGTGGTCGGCATCGCGGGCGATCGCCCCCGTACGCTCTCGACCGCCCGCTGGCTTGCCGTACAGGCTGCCGTGCTGCACAGCCCGCGTGAACTCGCCCTGGTCGTCCTGTCCTCTGCGCGCGACGCCGCCGACGAGTGGGACTGGGCGCACTGGATCCCGCACACCGCACCCCAGCAGGGCCAGGACTGCCTGGCCCTGGTCGGCTCCGACTCCGAGGCCGTCGCCCGGCGCGTCAACGAACTACTCAACGAACTGGCCCGGCGCAAGGCCGCCCGCCAGAACCAGGGGCAGATGGCCGGGTCGGTCAACTCCGACCCGCACATCCTGCTCGTGCTCGACGGCGCCCGCCTGCTGCGTCGGATGGCCGGAGTGCCCCAACTGCTCCAGGAGGGACCCAAGCTCGGCATCTTCGCGCTCTGCGTAGACGAGGACGAGCGATTGCTCCCCGAGGAGTGTCGGGCCGTGGTGTGCTGGACCCCCGACTCCGCGGCGCACGTACGGCTGCGCGGCTCCGGCCTCGAAACGGTCGGCGAGGTACTGGCCGACCAGGTTGCCCGGGACTGGTGCGAGCTGTTGGCGCGTTCGCTGGCGCCCGTGAGGGACGTCAGTCGCGACGACGCCGACAGCGCCTTGCCCACCGCGGCCAGGCTGCTGAACCTCATCGGCATGCCGGACCCGACCGGCAATGACATCGAACGGATCTGGAAGGCGGGCGGATCCACGACCGCCGCCCCCATCGGGGTGGCGGCGGACGGGCCCTTCATCCTGGACATCCGGCGCGACGGACCGCACGCGCTCGTCGCGGGTACCACCGGTGCCGGTAAGTCCGAACTGCTTCAGACAATCATCGCCTCGCTGGCGGTGGCCAACCGGCCCGACGCCCTCAACTACGTACTCATCGACTACAAGGGTGGCAGTGCCTTCATGGACTGTGCCCGGCTTCCGCACACCGTGGGCATGGTCAGTGACCTCGACGCCCATCTGACCGAGCGGGCCCTGGCCTCGCTCGCCGCGGAGCTGCACCGCCGTGAGGAGATCCTCTTCGACACCGGCACGAAGGACATCGAGGACTACAACGACACCCGGAAGCTCCGTCCCGAGCTCGAACCGATGCCCCGACTCGTCCTGGTCATCGATGAGTTCGCCTCACTCGTCGCCGAACTGCCCGACTTCATCGCTGGGTTGGTCGACATCGCCCGACGTGGCCGTTCGCTCGGGGTACACCTGGTCCTCGCGACCCAGCGTCCCGCCGGTGTGGTGAGCGCGGACATCCGGGCCAACACCAACCTCCGGATCGCGCTGCGGGTGACGGACGGCTCCGAGTCGCAGGACGTCATCGAGGCGATGGATGCCGGCGCGATCGCCAAGTCCACCCCGGGCCGGGCCTTTGTCCGTTCCGGAGCGCAGTCGCTCGTGGGCGTGCAGTCGGCTCGTATCGGTGGCCGGCGCCCGGCGACCGGCGGCAGCGGGCCGAAGGCCACTCTGGCCCCGCTGACCTGGCCAATGTACAGCCGCCCCGCGCCCAGGGCGGCCGAGGCGGATGACGACGGGACGATGGTCACCGACCTCGCCGTACTCGTCGACGCGATCCGCGAGGGCTCGGAGAAGATGGGCTTCCCGGCCCCGCGCAGCCCCTGGCTGCCGCCGCTCGGTGAGCACGTCACCATCGATGAACTGACCGAGTTCCAGGACCAGGTGGCGGCCCATGAGGACGTGCCGCCGATCGGTTACGGGCTCACGGACCTGCCCGCCCAGCAGGCCCGTAAGCCGCTGGCCATCGACCTGGTCAACGGTGAACACACGATGCTTGTCGGCGGCGCCAGGTCCGGCCGCTCCACGGCACTGCGCACCCTCGGCGGTGCCATCGCCCGGGAGACTTCGCCGTCCGACGTACATGTGTATGCCATCGACTGCGGCTCCAACGCGCTGCTGCCGTTGGTCCGGATGCCGCATGTCGGCGCCGTGGTCAACCGCGACGAACCGGACCGGGTCCGGCGGCTGATCGATCGGCTGCTGGCCGAGATCGCCCGGCGCCAGCAGATGCTTGCCATGGAAGGTGCCTCCAGCGCTGCCGAGCAGCGGGCGACGGCGGCGCCGGAGGACCGGCTGCCGTGGATGGTGCTGCTGTTCGACAGTTGGGAGGGTTTCGTCTCCACCTTCGAGAACTACAACTACGGCCAGCTGATCGAGCAGGTCCAGCGGATCTTCCGGGAGGGCTCGGCGGCCGGACTCAAGGTCGTCATGACCGCCGACCGTTCCGGGCTCAGCGGGCACGTCTCCTCGGCCTTCGCGGACCGACTCGTCATGCGTTTCGCCGACTCGAACGACTACGGCACAGCCGGACTCCAGGTGCGCGAGGTCCCCAAGAACATGCCGCCGGGACGCGCCCTGCGCATCACGGACACCGGCATCGACGAGACGCAGATTGCTCTGCTCGACACCGACCCGGCGGGCCAGGCCCAGGTGCGTAAGCTTCGAGAGATCGCTGAGGCGGTACAGGACCAATACGGTAGGCGGCCCGCTGGGCGCGGCCCCATGCGGGTAGACGCCCTGCCCGCTCGGATCACAGCGGAACAGGCGATGGCTCTGGAGCCGGAGCTGACCCCCGCGTCGCCACTGTGGGCTCTGATCGGTGTGGGTGGCGACGAACTGGCGCCGATCGGCATCGACTTGATGGAATCGGGCCCCGGTTTCGTCATCGCGGGACCGCCCAAGTCCGGCCGCTCGAACGCCTTGGTGTGCGCCGCCGAGTCCCTGCTGCGCCAGGGCACCCCGCTGGTTCTCATCACGCCGCGCCGCTCGCCTCTACGGGAACTGGAAGGCCGCGAGGGTGTACTCGGTCTGCTCAACGCGGAGCACCGGGAGGACGACCTGGAGGAGTTGCTGGAGCAAGCGCAGGGACGTAAGTACGTGGTGGTCGTCGACGACGCCGAACTGCTCTACGACACCAGCTTGGATGAGGCGCTGGAGACCGTCGTGCGCAAGGGAGCGGACGGTGACCACGGCCTGATCGCGGCCGGCACGACGGACTCGCTGTCCTCGCAGTACCGGGGCTTTGCCACCGAGGCCCGCAAGTCGCGCAACGGTCTGCTGCTGACCCCGCAGACCCCACAGGAGGGCGAACTGTTCAATGTCCGCCTGCCGTCGAACAGCGGCTCGGGCCCGGTCGGGAGCGGGCTCCTGGTGTCGGGCGGCACGCTGATGCCGATCCAGGGCGTGATGCGCGGCTAG
- a CDS encoding IS701 family transposase, translating into MDDVPTNLWEEELGELLLRIGGRFTRVESRRRMRDYVRGLLGPVGRKNGWQLAEYAGHATPDGLQHLLSRSRWEADEVRNDLHAYVAEHLGADNGVLIIDDTGFVKKGTTSAGVQRQYSGTAGRTENCQIGVFAAYATTRGHTLVDRELYLPKSWTEDRERCRAARVPDDRAFATKGELARATILRALASPLPVGWVTADSAYGQDSHFRRFLEDHQLSYVVAVPKSQQVHGPRIDHLIGQAPPEAWQRLSAGSGAKGERFYDWAAARLPAVWEFDGDEPTRQRWMLARRSIAKPDELAYYLASAPLDATVADLVHVAGCRWKVEECFQSAKNECGLDQYEVRRWVGWYRHITLAMLAHAFLAVLAAQEREKGASNGTHPTSWTSHPPRFDVCWQLDPATVLRTATTR; encoded by the coding sequence ATGGACGATGTACCAACAAACCTGTGGGAAGAGGAACTTGGCGAGCTCCTCTTGCGGATCGGGGGCCGTTTTACCCGCGTGGAGTCCAGGCGTCGGATGCGGGACTACGTCCGTGGGCTTCTTGGCCCGGTGGGCCGCAAGAATGGCTGGCAGCTCGCCGAATACGCCGGGCACGCCACCCCCGACGGGCTGCAGCACCTGCTCTCCCGGAGCCGCTGGGAGGCCGACGAGGTCCGCAACGACCTGCACGCCTACGTCGCCGAACACCTCGGCGCGGACAACGGGGTGCTGATCATCGACGACACCGGCTTCGTGAAGAAGGGCACCACCTCAGCCGGCGTCCAGCGCCAGTACTCCGGTACCGCAGGCCGCACCGAGAACTGCCAGATCGGCGTCTTCGCCGCCTACGCCACCACCCGCGGCCACACCCTGGTCGACCGTGAGCTCTACCTGCCCAAGTCCTGGACCGAGGACCGCGAACGCTGTCGGGCCGCCCGTGTCCCCGACGACCGCGCCTTCGCCACCAAGGGAGAGCTGGCGAGGGCCACCATCCTGCGGGCCCTCGCCTCGCCCCTGCCCGTTGGTTGGGTCACCGCGGACTCCGCCTACGGCCAGGACTCCCACTTCCGTCGCTTCCTCGAAGACCATCAGCTTTCCTACGTCGTGGCCGTGCCCAAGTCCCAGCAGGTCCACGGTCCGCGCATCGACCACCTCATCGGCCAGGCGCCGCCCGAAGCCTGGCAGCGGCTGTCCGCAGGAAGCGGCGCGAAGGGCGAGCGCTTCTACGACTGGGCCGCAGCTCGCCTCCCCGCAGTGTGGGAATTCGACGGCGACGAACCGACCCGGCAGCGCTGGATGCTGGCCCGCCGCAGTATCGCCAAGCCCGACGAACTCGCCTACTACCTCGCCAGTGCACCCCTGGACGCCACCGTCGCCGACCTGGTGCACGTCGCCGGCTGCCGCTGGAAGGTCGAGGAATGCTTCCAGAGCGCGAAGAACGAATGCGGCCTGGACCAGTACGAAGTCCGCCGCTGGGTGGGTTGGTACCGGCACATCACCCTCGCCATGCTCGCGCATGCCTTCCTCGCGGTCCTGGCCGCCCAGGAACGAGAAAAGGGGGCATCGAACGGGACACACCCGACCTCGTGGACCTCACACCCGCCGAGATTCGACGTCTGCTGGCAACTGGACCCCGCCACCGTGCTCCGGACCGCAACCACGCGATGA
- a CDS encoding serine/threonine-protein kinase gives MGQLGVGGMGRVYLARSPGGRTVAVKVVRQDLAADQAFRQRFRHEVDIARAVSGRYTAPVVDADPDAPLPWLATAYVLGPDLTDVVAAHGALPEHTVRALGAGLAAALQEIHAAGLIHRDLKPSNVLLAADGPRVIDFGIARAVDGSRLTQTGVVVGSPGYMPPEQALGRPVDGSGDVFSLGAVLAFAATGRNVFGDSAAPAALLYQVVHEAPDLTGTPQMLTGLIRACLAKDPAQRPSPAEILQSLAPDGTGAVLADWLPSSVSSTIATHASRILDLETPASGNTPVTVPAPAAPVSQGFGPAPTTLNTPGATAVPVPVPATPSRRRFLGIAGGAAGVAVVGGGAAWLITRDNGTSTSASDAKSKKKRTRPETFTTPPPGTAPQVLWHKSVSVDTLSTDQRLLVRDGALLISGDPLVSYDVTTGKHLWSRAGITPAGSPLLVSAGKLFLLSTEYDGDIVGLDLKTGKEAWRSRLGKEMTAMATIAVDDNNVYVIASVDDGRIRDGLTAVAAVSHRTGRVVWKQTRDAGTDDYDVMGTAAGNRLVYTDSNYNLTVRETIKGNQLWSQKIGDQLEWTPEVHGGLVFLPGETMRAVGVEHGAERWKLSPNGRRGFKEPRVVDGVLYAADYDQGVWAVNPMSGKKIWLCEETGARKAPTEYVRFGQTLYGASYDDAGGIFALDLTSGKSRWTYNDNKGTDEQWHIEVSGQRLLATHGGEVYALPAV, from the coding sequence TTGGGCCAGCTCGGGGTCGGCGGCATGGGTCGTGTCTATCTGGCCCGCTCGCCCGGTGGCCGTACCGTCGCGGTGAAGGTCGTACGCCAGGACCTCGCCGCCGACCAGGCGTTCCGGCAGCGCTTCCGCCACGAGGTCGACATCGCCAGGGCGGTCTCGGGCCGGTACACCGCACCCGTGGTCGACGCCGACCCGGACGCGCCGTTGCCCTGGCTGGCCACGGCGTACGTCCTCGGCCCGGACCTCACCGATGTCGTCGCCGCCCACGGCGCCCTCCCCGAACACACGGTGCGTGCGCTCGGGGCCGGGCTGGCCGCCGCACTGCAGGAGATACACGCCGCCGGGCTGATACACCGTGACCTCAAGCCGTCGAACGTGCTGCTCGCCGCGGACGGCCCGCGGGTCATCGACTTCGGCATCGCCCGTGCGGTGGACGGAAGTCGGCTGACCCAGACGGGAGTTGTGGTCGGCTCGCCCGGCTACATGCCCCCCGAGCAGGCGCTCGGCCGACCCGTCGACGGGTCGGGGGACGTCTTCTCCCTCGGCGCCGTCCTCGCCTTCGCCGCCACCGGCCGTAACGTCTTCGGCGACTCTGCCGCCCCGGCGGCCCTGCTCTACCAGGTGGTCCACGAGGCACCGGACCTGACCGGCACCCCCCAGATGCTGACCGGCCTGATCCGCGCCTGCCTGGCCAAGGACCCGGCGCAGCGCCCGAGCCCCGCGGAGATCCTCCAGTCGCTGGCCCCCGACGGCACCGGCGCGGTCCTGGCGGACTGGCTCCCCTCCTCGGTCTCCTCCACGATCGCGACGCACGCCTCGCGCATCCTGGACCTGGAGACCCCGGCATCCGGCAACACCCCGGTGACCGTCCCGGCCCCGGCAGCCCCGGTCTCCCAGGGGTTCGGCCCGGCCCCCACCACCCTGAACACCCCGGGAGCAACTGCCGTACCCGTACCTGTACCCGCGACCCCGTCCCGCCGCCGCTTCCTGGGCATCGCGGGCGGCGCGGCGGGCGTGGCGGTGGTGGGGGGCGGCGCGGCGTGGCTGATCACGCGGGACAACGGCACGTCCACGTCGGCATCCGACGCGAAGTCGAAGAAGAAGCGCACCCGGCCCGAGACCTTTACGACCCCGCCTCCCGGTACGGCGCCTCAGGTGCTCTGGCACAAATCGGTGTCGGTGGACACCCTCAGTACGGATCAGCGTCTTCTGGTCCGCGACGGAGCGCTCCTGATCAGTGGTGACCCGCTGGTGTCGTACGACGTGACGACCGGCAAGCACCTCTGGTCCCGTGCAGGAATCACACCGGCAGGTTCGCCGCTGCTCGTCTCCGCCGGAAAGCTCTTCCTGCTCAGTACGGAGTATGACGGCGACATCGTCGGCCTCGACCTGAAGACCGGTAAGGAAGCCTGGAGAAGCCGTCTGGGCAAGGAAATGACGGCCATGGCCACGATCGCCGTGGACGACAACAACGTGTACGTCATCGCTTCCGTCGACGACGGAAGGATCCGTGACGGGCTGACAGCTGTCGCCGCCGTCAGCCACCGGACCGGCCGGGTCGTCTGGAAGCAGACCCGTGACGCGGGGACCGACGACTACGACGTCATGGGCACAGCCGCGGGGAACCGCCTCGTCTACACCGACTCCAACTACAACCTCACCGTGCGGGAGACGATCAAGGGCAACCAGCTCTGGTCCCAGAAGATCGGCGACCAGTTGGAGTGGACGCCTGAGGTCCACGGCGGACTCGTCTTCCTCCCGGGGGAGACCATGCGCGCGGTCGGTGTCGAACACGGCGCGGAACGCTGGAAGCTCTCGCCGAACGGCCGCCGCGGATTCAAGGAGCCGAGGGTGGTCGACGGTGTGTTGTACGCGGCCGACTACGACCAGGGCGTCTGGGCCGTCAACCCCATGAGCGGCAAGAAGATTTGGCTCTGTGAGGAGACCGGTGCGCGAAAGGCTCCGACCGAGTACGTGCGGTTCGGCCAGACCCTCTACGGAGCCTCGTACGATGATGCCGGAGGCATTTTCGCGCTAGACCTCACGTCGGGTAAGTCCCGTTGGACGTACAACGACAACAAAGGCACCGACGAGCAGTGGCACATCGAGGTCTCCGGGCAGCGACTGCTGGCCACGCACGGTGGTGAGGTCTACGCCCTCCCAGCTGTCTGA
- a CDS encoding WXG100 family type VII secretion target, translated as MASTFKGKSGDLHTLIKTLNSASSGSDGYWKGPKADRFRHDWESVRPTFEKWVETLMDASKSASTSADNIERAT; from the coding sequence TTGGCTTCGACCTTCAAGGGTAAGTCGGGTGACCTCCACACTCTGATCAAGACCCTGAACTCGGCGTCGTCCGGAAGCGACGGCTACTGGAAGGGCCCGAAGGCCGACCGGTTCCGCCACGACTGGGAGAGCGTCCGTCCCACCTTCGAGAAGTGGGTCGAGACGCTGATGGACGCCAGCAAGTCCGCGTCCACGAGCGCCGACAACATCGAGCGCGCGACCTGA
- a CDS encoding IS5 family transposase (programmed frameshift) produces MGRGDLTNAEWDRLESFLPPGGARGGRWSDHRRVINGVLYRVRTGVQWRDLPERFGPWETVYKRHRRWSADGTWAMLLSRIQSAEDAVGGIDWDVSVDSTVVRAHQHAAGARKAPARGPSKGDRWGDEPGRSGVEETGSPAGGSGQIGECLGRSRGGFTTKIHLAADGRCRPLALVLTSGHYGDGPQFERVLEQVSVPRTGVGRPRTRPDHVLADKAYTSRKTRRYLRRRGIRHTIPERLDQQRHRKNRGSRGGRPTGFDSERYKKRNTVERAINRLKGFRAVATRYEKRAYIYLGTVTLAALVIWLRT; encoded by the exons ATGGGCCGTGGGGATCTGACGAATGCGGAGTGGGATCGGCTGGAGTCGTTCTTACCTCCTGGTGGTGCGCGTGGTGGTCGGTGGAGCGACCACCGTCGGGTGATCAACGGGGTTCTCTACCGGGTGCGGACCGGTGTGCAGTGGCGGGATCTGCCGGAGCGGTTCGGGCCGTGGGAGACGGTCTATAAACGACATCGCCGCTGGTCAGCGGATGGGACATGGGCGATGCTGCTGTCCCGCATCCAGTCGGCCGAGGACGCGGTGGGCGGGATCGACTGGGATGTGTCGGTGGACTCGACAGTTGTGCGGGCCCACCAGCACGCCGCTGGCGCGAGGAAGGCGCCGGCG CGCGGTCCCTCAAAGGGGGATCGCTGGGGGGACGAACCAGGTCGATCCGGTGTTGAGGAAACTGGCAGTCCGGCTGGAGGAAGTGGTCAGATCGGCGAGTGTCTGGGACGTTCCCGCGGCGGATTCACCACCAAAATCCACCTTGCCGCCGATGGGCGATGCCGGCCACTCGCCCTCGTCCTGACATCCGGACACTACGGTGACGGCCCCCAGTTCGAGCGAGTACTGGAGCAGGTCTCCGTGCCCCGAACCGGAGTCGGCCGGCCCCGGACCCGGCCCGACCATGTCCTCGCGGACAAGGCCTACACCTCTCGGAAAACCCGGCGTTACCTGCGACGACGCGGAATCCGGCACACCATCCCCGAACGCCTCGACCAGCAGAGACACCGCAAGAATCGCGGTTCCCGAGGCGGCCGTCCCACCGGTTTCGACAGCGAGCGATACAAGAAACGCAACACCGTCGAACGCGCAATCAACCGTCTGAAAGGCTTCCGCGCCGTCGCCACCCGCTACGAGAAACGCGCCTACATCTACCTCGGCACCGTCACACTCGCAGCCCTCGTCATCTGGCTCCGAACATGA
- a CDS encoding PE-PGRS family protein yields the protein MRMVNPDDLDQLAKLMDGKGGVQDKVDEAFTRASQLGVTSHLTSLKPLRSWVSDTAPDLRKRAGIARLESGDPEAGARWAGFTPKELDKYLKDHKGQGLTPDEILLANSIAASKDPKADTFKRQSNESLNDWISRIKADALSQIPGLEPHAATIVSIMDLYGDWKSVKGTAATVTMQGGALTKVLVGNALKSNVLVPWKNRIGTVLAGRNNSLLKWAGGKVIAYTPTIRSLGAPGSWFPSKLGQWAQKIPGTRGLVGDMTGEAYDAVRGLSFMDSPIWRGVTVNKAINFLVGSDELAAKYGGVTHAGTLVARAGNADLLRVARSAAYFQKAANARPAVIAAGRTASPLLKGLGAAGKTAGFLRGAGIVGSVAATGFSAANVWAQGNPIDAFKRKGAGYVADVAEVGFNASMTAAMIAPNPVTIGLAVGTGIIYGGAKIVEHWDDIKKGAGKAADWVGDKASKVGSGIAHGAKSLAKKANPMHWF from the coding sequence ATGAGGATGGTCAATCCGGACGATCTGGATCAGCTCGCCAAGCTCATGGACGGCAAGGGTGGAGTTCAGGACAAGGTCGACGAAGCCTTCACCAGAGCGTCACAGCTGGGCGTCACCAGCCATCTCACCTCACTGAAGCCGTTGCGCTCCTGGGTCTCGGACACCGCCCCCGACCTGCGTAAGCGCGCCGGGATCGCCCGACTGGAGAGCGGCGACCCCGAGGCCGGGGCCCGCTGGGCGGGATTCACGCCCAAAGAACTGGACAAATACCTCAAGGACCACAAGGGTCAAGGACTCACACCCGACGAGATCCTCCTCGCCAACTCCATCGCTGCCAGCAAGGATCCCAAGGCCGACACATTCAAACGGCAGTCCAACGAGTCGCTGAACGACTGGATCAGCCGGATCAAAGCGGACGCCCTGAGCCAAATACCCGGGCTTGAGCCCCACGCCGCGACCATCGTCAGCATCATGGACCTCTACGGCGACTGGAAGTCCGTCAAAGGCACCGCGGCCACGGTCACCATGCAAGGCGGAGCACTCACCAAGGTTCTGGTCGGTAACGCGCTCAAGTCCAACGTGCTCGTGCCGTGGAAGAACCGCATCGGCACGGTTCTGGCCGGCCGCAACAACAGTCTGCTGAAGTGGGCCGGCGGCAAGGTCATCGCGTACACCCCGACGATCCGCTCGCTCGGCGCTCCCGGCAGTTGGTTCCCGAGCAAGCTCGGACAGTGGGCGCAGAAGATACCGGGCACACGAGGCCTGGTCGGCGACATGACCGGGGAGGCGTACGACGCGGTGCGTGGGCTGAGTTTCATGGACTCGCCCATCTGGCGGGGTGTCACGGTCAACAAGGCGATCAACTTCCTTGTCGGCTCTGATGAGTTGGCGGCCAAGTACGGGGGTGTCACGCACGCGGGCACTCTGGTCGCCCGGGCAGGCAACGCCGATCTTCTGCGGGTGGCTCGGAGTGCTGCCTACTTCCAGAAGGCGGCCAACGCCCGGCCTGCCGTTATCGCGGCAGGCCGAACAGCTTCGCCGCTACTCAAAGGGCTTGGCGCTGCGGGCAAGACGGCGGGCTTCCTGCGTGGTGCGGGCATCGTCGGCAGTGTCGCGGCAACCGGCTTCAGCGCGGCGAACGTATGGGCCCAGGGCAACCCGATCGACGCATTCAAGCGGAAGGGCGCGGGGTACGTCGCGGATGTCGCCGAGGTCGGCTTCAACGCCTCCATGACCGCTGCCATGATCGCCCCCAACCCCGTCACCATCGGCCTCGCCGTCGGAACCGGGATCATCTACGGCGGCGCAAAAATCGTCGAACACTGGGACGACATCAAGAAGGGCGCAGGCAAAGCCGCCGACTGGGTCGGAGACAAAGCATCAAAAGTCGGCTCCGGAATCGCCCACGGCGCCAAGAGCCTCGCCAAAAAAGCCAACCCGATGCACTGGTTCTGA